GATTTCACCTTGTCCCTCCTGATGCTCATAGAACCCGCACAGCAGCTTGAAGATCGTCGACTTCCCTCCACCGCTCGGACCGACGATGGCGACCTTCTCACCCGTTCTTAGCTCCAGGCTAACTTGATCCAGCACCGGTGCATCTTCGTTATAACTGAACGTGACATTCGTAAATTGAACAGGAATTTCCTTCGAGCTCACAGGCTCACTATTCCCAGATTGACGCTCGCTCGGCCAATCCAGTGCCTCGAACAGACGCCGGGCCGCACCCGACGCCTCCTCAATCTGGGCGAACATCGCTGGCACCAACGCAATCGGCTGCATGATGAAGGTGAGCAGGTAGAGGAACAGGACGATTCCGCCCGCATTCAGTTCCCCTATACTAATGAGATGTCCACCGTAAATAATTACGAATACGATAGGCGCTGATAACGACAGAATACCGACCGGTCCTAGCGCCGCATATCGTCTTTCGAGCTTCAAGCTCTGATTGACGGCTTCCTGGATGAGCAAGCTGTACTTCTGAATAAATACAGCCTGCATATTGAATGCCTTCATAATCGGCAAGCCCTTGATGCTGTCCTGTGCCAGAGCGTTCAGCCCGCCTACCTTCTTCTGCAGCTCCTCTGAGAATGAGCGCATCGAATTGCTAAGCAAGGCGGCGATCGCCATACCGACCGGCAAGAGCACGATGCTGGACAGCACCAGCTTCCAGCTGGTCATGAGAAGGAAGACGAGGGCACCGACGAATACGACGGGCAAATAGAACAAATTTGCAAACTGCTGAATGAAAAAGTTTTGCAAAATAGCCGTATCGTTCGTCAGTCGAGAAACAAGATCTCCACTCAGCTTGCTTTCCACACTTGACACCGGCATGTCGCCAATTCTTCGTACAAGCTGGTTGCGCAGATCACGCAGCGCCTTGACGCTAAACCGGGCAGACGCATATTTGATGATATATCTGCAAGGAATGCCGACCACCAGCAGTACCGCGATAATCTTAATAATTTCGGACGCGGACTGAATTTGGCCGTCTACTAATCTTTTAATATATTCAGCAAGAATAATATCAATGGCAGCTATGACGAGAGATGCGATAACCGTCAGCGCAACCCAGAACGTGTAAGGCTTCGTGTAGCGGATGAGTCTGCGAAATACGGGCTTGCGCTTGGAGCCTGACACCGTGTACGACCTCCCTCCGTTCGGATATTCGGTTTAATGAGCTACGAGCTCATGCTGAGCGATTACTGCTTGCATACTAGAGCGAATAATGTCGCAGCCGTCCTTCAGATGCTTCATACTGATGGTCAGTGGCGGCATAATCTTCAGCACGGTATCGTTACGACCTGCACGCTCGATAATAAGTCCGTTCTCGAAGCACAGCTTCGTCATCCGGCCAGCCTTCTCCTCATCTGCGAATGCAGATACGTCTATGCCCCAGATGAGGCCGAGTCCACGAATCGTAATGTCAGGATGCAGAGGCTTAATCTCCGTCTCGAGATAATGTTGAACGAACGCTTCCTTCTCCTTCACCTGCTCCTCCAGCTCGGACAGCTGACGGAACTCAATCGCCGCCTTCGCCGCAACGAACGCCAGCTGGTTGCCGCGGAACGTTCCATTATGCTCGCCCGGTCCCCAAATATCGAGCTCAGGCTTCAGCAAGAGCAGCGACATCGGTAGACCGTAGCCTCCGATCGACTTGGACAGCGTCACAAGATCAGGCTGAATGCCTGCGCGCTCGAAGGAGAAGAACGGACCTGTGCGGCCACAGCCGACTTGAATATCATCTGCGATGAATAGAATGTCGTGCTCGGTGCACAGCTTCCGCAGACGAATGAGCCATTCTACATCCACCGCATAAATACCGCCCTCTGCTTGCACAGTCTCAAGAATAATAGCAGCCGGCTTCTCAATACCGGAATGGGAATCAAGCAGAATGTTCTCCATGTATGTCAAACAATCCATATCAGCGAACTTGCCGCTCGGATGCGGCATGAAGGTGACACCGTCCAGAGGAATGGCCGCGCCCGCCCGCATCGACTTGCTGCTAGTCGCAGACAAGCTACCGAGTGACATGCCGTGGAAGCCGCCCATGAAGGCGAAGATGCCTGTCCGCTTCTTCACTTTCCGTGCCAGCTTGAACGCCGCTTCAACAGCGTTCGTACCTGTCGGTCCGCAGAATTGAAGCTTGTACTCCATTCCCTTCGGCTTCAAGATTAGACGCGTGAAGGTGTCGATGAAATCTCTTTTGGCGGCGGTATGCATGTCCAATCCATGCATAATCCGATCGGAATTCAAGTAACCCACAATCTTCTCTTTGATATAATCGTTATTGTGACCGTAATTGAGCGCGCCTGCACCGGCAAAAAAGTCAATATACGGCTGACCAGTCTCAGAATATAACAAATCCCCCTTCGCATGATCGAATATAACCGGGAAGCTTCTGCAGTAAGATCTCACGTTGGATTCAAATTGTTCAAATACGTTCATTTCTTTATCCTCCAGTCGGATCGGGTTTAATCGCCAAGCACCCCATTAAATGGAATCTCATCCTAGGACATTATAGCAAATAATGCCGATTAATTAAGTAAAATTTGTATTAATGTCGTTCTAAACTAAACAATATGACAATAATAGTTAAAATATTTCGGGAGTCGACGGCTGCATAAAAAATGCACGATCTTCCAATCCTAACGATCAAAGAAGGAAGGAAGTGGCTTTCACAATGGATACGGTAATGCTGGCCCGATCGTTGTTTGGGTCGTCGATGGCGTTTCACATCATCTTTGCTACACTAGGGGTCGGCATTCCACTCATGATTGTTGTGGCCGAAATTTTGTTCCATGTGAAGAAGGACCCCGACTACTCAACAATGGCTAAGCGCTGGACTCGAGGCTTTGCGATCATACTTGGCGTCGCCATCCCCTCGGGGACGATCGTAGGCGTCATGCTAGGGCTGTTGTGGCCCGGCTTCATGGAATATGTCGGTCAAGTTATAGCACTCCCATTTCAGGTGGAGATATGGGCGTTCTTCCTTGAAGCGCTGTTCATGTCGATCTATGTCTATGCGGCAGACCGCCTCCCCCCTACGATGCGAATTGTCAGCGTCATATTCGTCGCCATCGGAGCGAGCGCCTCGGCCGTTCTTATTACAGACGCTCACGCATGGATGAATACACCGAGAGGCTTCAATGTGATCAATGGTCAAATAACGGATGTCGATCCTTGGGCAGCCGTCTTCAATCCAAGTGTATGGACGACTTCTGTACATGTGCTGAGCTCCGCCTACATGACGGGCGCATTCGCCATCGCCTCCGTTGCTGCCTACAAGCTTCTGCGTAAGGGAAAGTCCGAGAGGGAATACGCCTATCATCGAAAAAGCATGTTCATCGCCCTTCTCATCGGCGGTATTATGTCGGTCGGCACAGCAGTCAACGGCCACTCTACAGCTCAAATGCTGCATCATTACCAGCCCGAGAAGCTGGCCGGCGCAGAAGGACTGTTCGAGACACAGGCTTATGCTCCGCTTGCGATATTCGGAAGAGTCGATCCGGTTACACAAGAGATCCATGGTGGAATTGAAATTCCGTGGGCACTCAGCTTTCTGGCAACGAACCGTTTCGACGGCGTCGTGAAGGGCTTGAACGAGTTTCCACGCGATGAATGGCCGCCACTCTATATCCATACCCTGTTCAACATCATGGTCGGAATCGGCACGCTGCTCATTCTGATGGCATTCGCCCCACTCGCCTACCGGCTTCTGTTGAAGCGACCGTACCCTCGCTGGACGCTGCTCGCGCTCATCGCGACCGGACCGCTATCGATGATTGGCATCGAGACAGGCTGGATATTCAGTTGTACAGGACGTCAGCCGTGGACGATCTATCACGTGCAGCGAACGACAGAAGCAGCGACGAAGTCAGAGAACCTTGGGATGCTGTTCGTGCTCTTTCTTTCGGTGTACGTATTTTTACTCGTCGTCACCATAGCCGTCATGCGCTACTATTTCAAGCGCCATCCGGTCGCACCGGAGCTGGCATCGACGGGAGGACACTAGCATGAACGATGTGACGATCGCGATTGCCATCCTGTGGGTATTCATTTTCATCTATTCGATTCTCGGATCGATTGATTTTGGGACAGGCTTTTGGGCGATGCTTTTTGATCGGAAAAATTCAGACACCAACGCTGCGATCATCGCGAACCGTTTTTTGTCGCCGACCTGGAAGGTTACGAACGTTTTTCTGGTGCTTCTGGTCGTTGCCTTAGTCGGATTTTTCCCGAAGGCGATGTATTTGGTCGGTACGATTCTCGTATTGCCGGTCTGTCTCGCCCTGATCCTGCTTACGATCCGTAGCACATTCATGGTATACGCCTATGCGGTCAAAAAATATAGCCGCACGCTCAACATCATCTCCGGCATTACAGGGCTGTTGATCCCCGCGCTGCTCGTCAGTGTACTGCCCGTAACGCTTGGCGGCTTCGTTACCATCGTAGACGGAGTACCGCATCTGGAGCTTGCCAAGCTGTTCAGCTCACCGACCGAATACGCCCATCTTGGGTTCGGGTTGACATCCGAGCTATTCCTGTCCGCTCTCTTCCTCGCCGACTATTCACGAGAAGCGGAGGATGAGGCGACGTATCGCATATATCGTCAGCTGGCGATCATTACGGGTCCTGCTACGCTAGGGATGGCAGTACTTACGACTGTAACGATGGCACCCGAGGCGGCATGGATCGTGTCTCGGTTCGAGGAGCATACATTCTGGTTCGCACTATCAGCTGCAGCGTTCACGCTCGGCTACAGCTCCTTGTGGTGGCGTAAGGCGGATGGTCGCATCGGCTTCCCGCGCTTCGCCGTCGTGGCGGTCGTCATCCAGTATGCACTGGCTAGCTTTGCCTATGGCGCTTCACATATGCCATATATGATCTACCCCGAGCTGACCATTGACGAGGGCTTCACGAACGCTGTCATGTTCCGCTCACTGCTAATCGGCTACGCCCTAAGCACTGCGGTGCTCGCTCCTGTATTCTACTGGTTCTGGAAGCTGTTCCTGAAGGATAAGCGCTACCTACGACCAGAGTAGACGTTACTTAAAGCAAGCATATAAGTGTATTACCAGCGTATCATCAACATGTGTGCATAATAAAACCGGTGTCTGTCTGGACAGACACCGGTAATCGGCCAGCTTCAATCGTTAAGGCGTATACGTATTGCCTTGCTCATCTACGTATACGGATTTAACCAATGTACGCTTGTACTTGAAGCCTTCCGTAGTCTCGCCTTCGATCTCAGCTGTTACGCTGTAGACGCCGCTGCCTTCAGTCGTAGGAATGTTCAGCTCTTGAATGTCAGCATTCTCCTGCTTCTTCAGCTGCTTCTTCGACTGCTTACCTTCCTTCTTGCCTTCTTGCTCGCTTACATAATCAACACGATACGACACCTTCGTCTTCTCGGACTTCAGACCTTCACCTTGAAGCTTCAGCTTCTTGCCGCCTTGCTCCTCAGCAGCCTTGATACCCGACTTGCCCTTCGTTTCGAAGCCAACTGTGAACAAGTATGCGCCAGCTTGTCCACTGTTAGCCGATACTTTCCACTCACCAGCCTTTGGTTTCGCGATTGTAGCTGTATGGTGCCATGCGCCCTTAAGCATTTGATCATCCTGAGCAGTCGTGACTTGTGCCTTCTCCACTTTACCGTTCGGTCCTGTGAATGTTAGGGAATCCATCGGATGACTGCTGATCCAGTCCAGCTTGATAGCATCGACGTCATTCTCGACGTAAAACACTTCCTCAGCTTGACCGTTGATCTGTCCGCCCTTCATATACGATTGGCTTGCTACCGGTTCAGCCGCGTGATGAGCTTGCTTATCCTTCGAGGCTGCGATCTCAACCAGCTTACTGTCTTCTTTCGCAGCTGTAGCCATTACCAGATAAGGCTTGAACGTGCTGAACGTTGCCGAAGTCTTAACCTGGGAATGCGTCCAATTGCCGACCTTCAGCATCGTACCGTTAGGCAAATATGCATTGTTCACCGTAACAACACCATCATTCGAGCCGTAGCTCGACAAGTACAACCCGCCGAAGAACTCGGACAAGCTGCCAGACGTGTAGTTGTTGCCGGCAATCGTGTAGAACTTGTTCTTATTCACATTGGCATGATTGTTCGTGACCGAACGGAAATACGACATGTACGACGTTTGCATCGCATACACTCCCGGACTCAAGGAGCCGAGCAGGTCCGCCAGCCAGCTTGCTTCACTGCTGTAGGCAAGATCCGCCAGCTGGGAGCCGTGATGCGGGCTGCCGAGTGTGATGACGTTCGATACATACGGATACGCATTGTAGTGCACAAGTGCCGTCTGGGAGTCAACACCGCCTTTACTATGAGCGACGATGACCAGCTTCTTACCACCGAAGCTTGTGCTGATTTCCTGGATCTTGTCAGCAAGCAGCTTGCCGTTAGTCCACATGCTCTGGCTTGTGCCTGTCACGTCATGCAGATTGATGAACGCAGTCTGGTAGCCGTTGTTCAACGCCGTCTGGTACATATCGCTTGTGTCATACCAGGACCCTGCACTGCCATTCAGACCGTGCACAAATAGGACTACAGGCTTCTTCGGATCGATCGTGGAAGGATTTGCTCCCTTCGTCCAAGATCCCGGTGTGCCGCCCGTGGTCGGATTAAGCACACCCGCCTGAGCCGGTACAGCTAGGATGAGAAGAGCGACGAGAACGAACAGGAATAGCGACGACAATTTCTTCAACTTTATTCTCCTCCTTACAAATTAGAATCCACTCTATTATAAAGCAAGGAACATATGGGTATAATTAACTTTGAATTAAGTAAATGTTAATATAATTTCAACTAATGAACCAAATTCACGAAAAATTTATTTAAAATCTTTGAAAATCTATTGTCAAATCCGGAAATAGGCGCATATATATATGATGGTTGATGATTTGATAAAGGAGCTGACTTCCCTTGACCGAAACAAAGGAGCTATGCACGACAGGGCAAAAGGATTACGCCATTCAAGTACTCGATACAATGGGCTTGAATCAGATCGCAAACTGGCTGCGAATCTTGCCGGAGGACCGATGGCAGGAGCTGTTCGTCATCTACTGGCCAACGCTTGCTAAGAAGTGCGGCATCTCGGAATAATACCTCTACATACACTCTATATGCACCATTCGGCTATCTTCAACGAGATCCGCCCGCAAACATGAACGTCTTGATGGAGTCGCCTTATGACAGAGGATAAAAAAATACCGCAGATGTCCTCCTCGGGACGTCTGCGGTTTATTTTTTTACGATTGCTCCATACATCTAACAATGTCGGCCAAAAAAGCGCAAGAAGTGAATCTACTCCAAACGACTTGTTTTGCAACAATAGGACAAGCGCACCCAGCAGCACGAGAACGATACCCGTAATCCATCTTCCTTGCACCTTGATTTCCCCCTCATTGATTAGACAACCATATTCTTCCATTAATGCAACATAACACAGCGCATACGTCACCCTTCTAAGGACAAGAGGGATACTGGACCTTGGTCCAGTCTGTAGCAAGCTACAGCTGCGGATCATAGAACTGCTTTAGCACTACATAGATACATAGCACATTAAGCACAAATAGAAGCGGAATACCGATGATGAAAGAATCGTGCTTCGTTTTGTGACGCCATATTTGCATTCCTAGCCATACACCAGCCGCACCTAATGCGAGGGCAATGACAAATAATCTTTTCTCAGAGATACGGCGATTTTTCCTACGTGCCTTCTGCTTATCTACACCCATCATGATGAAGCCCAGTACATTCATAATGAGTACATAACTTGCCAATGCGAGCATTCAATATCCCCCTTGCTTCTGCTACGCTTCTTCCAGTTGCTTCCACTCAGAAGCATAGACTGCCGACCTTAGATACATGATTCGATATAGCTGCTACTAATCCCTTCTTACTGTAGCCTTCAATAAGAAGAGCCCATGCCTGCATACCGCAAGCAATGGGCTCTTCTCGACTTATCATGTTGTATCCTATCTTACACCATTCCAACCGGACGCGTCCGGAACGTTGTAATATGTCCTGCAATACAATCGATCATGGACTCGTATTCCTCGTGGATAAAGAAGTGGTCACCATCATACATATGCAGCTCGAACGCTTCGGTCGTGCGATCCTTCCAGCTATCGAGGCGCGTATGATTCACACCTGTATCCTTCGCCCCGCCGAATACGGTAATCGGACAAGCGAGAGGAGGTCTCTCTTCATATTGATACGTCTCGCAGATGGAGAAATCGGCACGTATGCGCGGAAGCAAGATTTGCATCAGCTCATCGTTCTGAAGCAGCACCTCCGGCGTACCGTTCAACGCACGCAGCTCCGCCTTGAACTGATCGTCAGGCAGCTTGTGCATCAGCTTGCCAGGTGTCCGCTTATGTGGTGCGGTACTACCTGATACGAATAGATGCATCGGTCTCACACCGTATTGTCTATCGAGCTCCTGAGCCAGCTCATAGCTGAGCAATGCGCCCATACTATGTCCGAACAAGATGAACGGACGATCGAGAAGCGGCTTCATGGCCTTCGCCATCACTTGAACAACCTGTTTGAGATCGCTTAGCGGTTGCTCCGCGCCCCTGTTTTCCCGACCGGGTAATTGAATCGGACACACGTCCACATATTTCGGAAACATGCGCTGCCAATCGCGATAGAGAGACGCCCCTCCGCCTGCATAAGGCAAGCAGAAGAGACGCAGCTCCGCCCGTGAATTCACGATAGAGTTGAACACCCAGGCGTTCATCAGCTTCAAGTCAGACACTCTCGAATTCCCTCCTTTTATTCGTAACGCAACGCTTCGATCGGCTGCATGTTCGCCGCCTTCTTGGCTGGATACCATCCGAAGAACAGACCGACTGCAGCGGAGAAGCCGAACGCTAGCACAACCGTCCCACCGGACAGCACAAATTCCCACTGCGTAATAGCAGCGAATAAGAATGAGCCGAGCGCTCCGAAGCCGATGC
Above is a genomic segment from Paenibacillus sp. YYML68 containing:
- a CDS encoding ABC transporter ATP-binding protein; the encoded protein is MSGSKRKPVFRRLIRYTKPYTFWVALTVIASLVIAAIDIILAEYIKRLVDGQIQSASEIIKIIAVLLVVGIPCRYIIKYASARFSVKALRDLRNQLVRRIGDMPVSSVESKLSGDLVSRLTNDTAILQNFFIQQFANLFYLPVVFVGALVFLLMTSWKLVLSSIVLLPVGMAIAALLSNSMRSFSEELQKKVGGLNALAQDSIKGLPIMKAFNMQAVFIQKYSLLIQEAVNQSLKLERRYAALGPVGILSLSAPIVFVIIYGGHLISIGELNAGGIVLFLYLLTFIMQPIALVPAMFAQIEEASGAARRLFEALDWPSERQSGNSEPVSSKEIPVQFTNVTFSYNEDAPVLDQVSLELRTGEKVAIVGPSGGGKSTIFKLLCGFYEHQEGQGEIRVFGRSLHEWDLTSLRALLSMVSQESFLFPTTVAENIAYGHPDATREDVMKAAKAAHAHDFIMKLPEGYETVLQERGGGLSGGQKQRIAIARAFLKSAPILLMDEPTSALDTQSEALVQQALDQLMANSSVLVIAHRLSTVLSADRIIVLDHGRIVESGTHEELLQLNGVYKRLYLYQLSLDDETGSVSRLDERSEDNALKASV
- the ectB gene encoding diaminobutyrate--2-oxoglutarate transaminase, with the protein product MNVFEQFESNVRSYCRSFPVIFDHAKGDLLYSETGQPYIDFFAGAGALNYGHNNDYIKEKIVGYLNSDRIMHGLDMHTAAKRDFIDTFTRLILKPKGMEYKLQFCGPTGTNAVEAAFKLARKVKKRTGIFAFMGGFHGMSLGSLSATSSKSMRAGAAIPLDGVTFMPHPSGKFADMDCLTYMENILLDSHSGIEKPAAIILETVQAEGGIYAVDVEWLIRLRKLCTEHDILFIADDIQVGCGRTGPFFSFERAGIQPDLVTLSKSIGGYGLPMSLLLLKPELDIWGPGEHNGTFRGNQLAFVAAKAAIEFRQLSELEEQVKEKEAFVQHYLETEIKPLHPDITIRGLGLIWGIDVSAFADEEKAGRMTKLCFENGLIIERAGRNDTVLKIMPPLTISMKHLKDGCDIIRSSMQAVIAQHELVAH
- a CDS encoding cytochrome ubiquinol oxidase subunit I — translated: MDTVMLARSLFGSSMAFHIIFATLGVGIPLMIVVAEILFHVKKDPDYSTMAKRWTRGFAIILGVAIPSGTIVGVMLGLLWPGFMEYVGQVIALPFQVEIWAFFLEALFMSIYVYAADRLPPTMRIVSVIFVAIGASASAVLITDAHAWMNTPRGFNVINGQITDVDPWAAVFNPSVWTTSVHVLSSAYMTGAFAIASVAAYKLLRKGKSEREYAYHRKSMFIALLIGGIMSVGTAVNGHSTAQMLHHYQPEKLAGAEGLFETQAYAPLAIFGRVDPVTQEIHGGIEIPWALSFLATNRFDGVVKGLNEFPRDEWPPLYIHTLFNIMVGIGTLLILMAFAPLAYRLLLKRPYPRWTLLALIATGPLSMIGIETGWIFSCTGRQPWTIYHVQRTTEAATKSENLGMLFVLFLSVYVFLLVVTIAVMRYYFKRHPVAPELASTGGH
- a CDS encoding cytochrome d ubiquinol oxidase subunit II, encoding MNDVTIAIAILWVFIFIYSILGSIDFGTGFWAMLFDRKNSDTNAAIIANRFLSPTWKVTNVFLVLLVVALVGFFPKAMYLVGTILVLPVCLALILLTIRSTFMVYAYAVKKYSRTLNIISGITGLLIPALLVSVLPVTLGGFVTIVDGVPHLELAKLFSSPTEYAHLGFGLTSELFLSALFLADYSREAEDEATYRIYRQLAIITGPATLGMAVLTTVTMAPEAAWIVSRFEEHTFWFALSAAAFTLGYSSLWWRKADGRIGFPRFAVVAVVIQYALASFAYGASHMPYMIYPELTIDEGFTNAVMFRSLLIGYALSTAVLAPVFYWFWKLFLKDKRYLRPE
- a CDS encoding triacylglycerol lipase, with the protein product MKKLSSLFLFVLVALLILAVPAQAGVLNPTTGGTPGSWTKGANPSTIDPKKPVVLFVHGLNGSAGSWYDTSDMYQTALNNGYQTAFINLHDVTGTSQSMWTNGKLLADKIQEISTSFGGKKLVIVAHSKGGVDSQTALVHYNAYPYVSNVITLGSPHHGSQLADLAYSSEASWLADLLGSLSPGVYAMQTSYMSYFRSVTNNHANVNKNKFYTIAGNNYTSGSLSEFFGGLYLSSYGSNDGVVTVNNAYLPNGTMLKVGNWTHSQVKTSATFSTFKPYLVMATAAKEDSKLVEIAASKDKQAHHAAEPVASQSYMKGGQINGQAEEVFYVENDVDAIKLDWISSHPMDSLTFTGPNGKVEKAQVTTAQDDQMLKGAWHHTATIAKPKAGEWKVSANSGQAGAYLFTVGFETKGKSGIKAAEEQGGKKLKLQGEGLKSEKTKVSYRVDYVSEQEGKKEGKQSKKQLKKQENADIQELNIPTTEGSGVYSVTAEIEGETTEGFKYKRTLVKSVYVDEQGNTYTP
- a CDS encoding DUF1294 domain-containing protein, whose protein sequence is MLALASYVLIMNVLGFIMMGVDKQKARRKNRRISEKRLFVIALALGAAGVWLGMQIWRHKTKHDSFIIGIPLLFVLNVLCIYVVLKQFYDPQL
- a CDS encoding thioesterase II family protein; the protein is MSDLKLMNAWVFNSIVNSRAELRLFCLPYAGGGASLYRDWQRMFPKYVDVCPIQLPGRENRGAEQPLSDLKQVVQVMAKAMKPLLDRPFILFGHSMGALLSYELAQELDRQYGVRPMHLFVSGSTAPHKRTPGKLMHKLPDDQFKAELRALNGTPEVLLQNDELMQILLPRIRADFSICETYQYEERPPLACPITVFGGAKDTGVNHTRLDSWKDRTTEAFELHMYDGDHFFIHEEYESMIDCIAGHITTFRTRPVGMV